CCGTGGCGGCGCTGGCCGAGGCGGCCGGGCTCAACGTGGTCTTCGGCGAGCTCCCCTCGCGGCCGGTCACGCTGCGTACGGGCGCGCCGGTGCCGCCCAGCATGCTGCGCAGCTACCTGGAAAGCCTGCTGCGCGCCAACGGGCTCAACCTGGTGGACGAGGGCGGCGGGCTGCTGCGCGTCGTCTCGGCCCAGGGGGCGGGGGAGGGACAGCAGCAGCCGGTGCAGGGGAGCGTGCAGCGCGTACCCCCCGGTGAGATGCGCGTGTGGGTCCACCGCCTCCGCCACGCACCGGCGGAGGACATCGCGCGCTCGGTGGGCGCGCTCTTCGGGATCGGCGACCGCGGCGGCGGCGCCCCCGGCGAGGTGCGCTCCCTCTCCGAGGAGCTGCGCACCGGGCGCTACGGAACGACCGAAGAAGGCGCGCGCCCGACCGACCGCTCCGTCAGCGCACAGCTCCAGGGCGGGGTGCAGATCGTCCCCGACCCGCGCACCAACGCGCTGCTGATCCGCGCCACGGCGGCCGACTACGAGACGATCCGCGCGGCGGTCGACGAGCTGGATACGCGTCCGCTGCAGGTGCTGATCGAGGTGCTGATCGCCGAGGTGCGGCGCGACCGGCAGTTCGGGCTCGGCGTGGACGTACGCATCCCGGAGCAGCTCGAGCCGCGCACCGGCGCCACCATCGGCGGCGAGCTCTCCGGCGGGTCGGCGGGCGACGTGGTGCTGCGCGTGATGCGGCTGGGCGCCGTCCGTGCCGAGGTGGTGCTGCGCGCGCTGGCCGCATCGGGCGAGGTGACGATTCTTTCGCGCCCCGTGATCCTGGCGCAGAACAACGAGCAGGCGCGGATCCTGGTGGGCGACGAGCGCCCCTTCATCCAGATCTCCCGCGCCCTGCCCACCGACGGGGCCGTGCGCGACCAGGTGGTGCAGTACCGCGACGTGGGGACGCAGCTCACCATCCGGCCCACCATCAACCCGGACGGCTACGTAACTATGTCGGTGCTCCAGGAGGTCAACACGGCCACCGCGGAGACGCAGTTCGGGGCGCCGGTCATCAGCACCCGCGAGGCCGAGACGCGCCTCCTGGTGAAGGACGGAAACACGGTGGTGATCGGCGGGCTGGTGGACCAGCAGCGCACCACGGCCAACACCGGCATCCCCTTCCTGCGCGACATCCCGGTGCTGGGTAACCTCTTCCGCTCTACGCAGCGGCGGAACACGACCACGGAGCTC
The sequence above is drawn from the Longimicrobium sp. genome and encodes:
- a CDS encoding secretin N-terminal domain-containing protein; this translates as MRRALWAAAAVLIVLPGAAAAQGGGGVERTAQGVQIDFQGTDMRLAVAALAEAAGLNVVFGELPSRPVTLRTGAPVPPSMLRSYLESLLRANGLNLVDEGGGLLRVVSAQGAGEGQQQPVQGSVQRVPPGEMRVWVHRLRHAPAEDIARSVGALFGIGDRGGGAPGEVRSLSEELRTGRYGTTEEGARPTDRSVSAQLQGGVQIVPDPRTNALLIRATAADYETIRAAVDELDTRPLQVLIEVLIAEVRRDRQFGLGVDVRIPEQLEPRTGATIGGELSGGSAGDVVLRVMRLGAVRAEVVLRALAASGEVTILSRPVILAQNNEQARILVGDERPFIQISRALPTDGAVRDQVVQYRDVGTQLTIRPTINPDGYVTMSVLQEVNTATAETQFGAPVISTREAETRLLVKDGNTVVIGGLVDQQRTTANTGIPFLRDIPVLGNLFRSTQRRNTTTELFLFLIPHVLRTDEDVEEATARVRERAPRLDRALGDSIPLLWEPADSAAARRAPATPAAPATQAPGTTPAQPAPRTPANPGQRPPGLPERFIPRTTPPPRPPAPPPAPTPPGPEPR